A part of Myxococcales bacterium genomic DNA contains:
- a CDS encoding M48 family metallopeptidase produces MDGRSATLHSVTVSFDGLFIIVRDLADGRELARWVLSEVRANALQERDIVHLQTTADPDALLTLQGAATIAELTQLGIATSGLPRGSRNRLALAAGCIAGIAALSTLVWIFIQPLSKAIAHRIPLEVERSAVGGVEQRLSSSYCESDAAIDALAELATRLLGESHELPPIHILNLEIPNAFAFPGGTVVLTRGLTELAEGPDEVAGVLAHELEHVRQRHVMAGVVRGALLSTLWAVSVGDYTGMMVIDPSTAFQIATLKFSREDEAEADRGAVEMLTRAEIGTDGLAKFFERLGSGEGGDVPEWLSSHPPSKRRAEATSQVIQTHRAIRPALSPEKWQAIKQACEDAPAPKVSLRDLFL; encoded by the coding sequence ATGGATGGCCGCAGCGCGACCTTGCACTCGGTCACCGTCAGCTTCGACGGCCTCTTCATCATCGTTCGAGATCTCGCGGACGGCCGTGAACTTGCGCGCTGGGTGTTGTCCGAAGTGCGGGCGAATGCCCTGCAAGAGCGCGACATCGTTCATCTCCAGACGACAGCCGATCCCGACGCGCTGCTGACGTTACAAGGCGCTGCGACGATCGCCGAACTCACGCAATTGGGCATCGCGACATCGGGCCTTCCGAGAGGTTCCCGAAACAGGCTGGCGTTGGCGGCCGGGTGTATCGCCGGAATTGCCGCGCTCAGCACGCTAGTCTGGATCTTCATACAGCCTCTCTCCAAGGCCATCGCTCACCGCATCCCCCTTGAAGTCGAGCGCAGCGCGGTGGGCGGCGTAGAGCAGCGCCTGTCGTCGAGTTATTGCGAAAGCGACGCGGCGATCGATGCGCTGGCTGAACTCGCGACACGCTTGCTCGGCGAATCCCATGAGCTTCCACCCATCCACATCCTGAATCTCGAAATTCCGAATGCTTTTGCGTTTCCAGGGGGCACCGTGGTCCTGACTCGGGGCCTGACCGAGCTAGCCGAGGGACCTGACGAAGTGGCCGGGGTCCTCGCGCACGAACTCGAGCACGTGCGGCAGCGCCACGTGATGGCGGGGGTGGTCCGCGGCGCGCTGCTCTCGACGCTCTGGGCAGTCAGCGTCGGAGACTACACGGGCATGATGGTGATCGACCCCTCGACGGCATTCCAGATCGCCACCCTTAAGTTCTCCCGCGAAGATGAAGCCGAGGCCGACCGCGGCGCAGTCGAAATGCTTACCCGTGCGGAGATTGGGACGGATGGCCTGGCCAAGTTCTTTGAGCGTCTCGGGTCAGGAGAAGGAGGAGACGTTCCCGAGTGGCTTTCGAGCCATCCACCCTCCAAACGCCGCGCTGAAGCCACCTCCCAGGTCATCCAGACCCATCGCGCAATCCGACCAGCCCTCTCCCCTGAAAAGTGGCAAGCAATCAAACAAGCCTGTGAGGACGCCCCCGCCCCCAAAGTCTCCCTGCGCGACCTTTTTCTATAG
- a CDS encoding TetR/AcrR family transcriptional regulator, with protein MTSTAASSNTAANPSSKRRAGSKTRSRVPLRDDDGRLVRGRKSRARIRAAALSLFREKGFDGATLRAIAAKAGMGASSIYRHVRSKEELLIEELADLQEDAWAQFRKADNRSLSTRARVSLFLDVQHKLLTRDRDLSLIALRSTTRPEARVSRRVLKLYDRTMGLLAEILQMGRKNKDLSAKVNVLEAAQALFHITLGARIAWSNGLVSAEGCRKSIQAGVNILFEGLES; from the coding sequence ATGACATCGACTGCGGCTTCGTCCAATACTGCTGCAAACCCCTCCAGTAAACGCCGTGCGGGTTCCAAGACTCGCAGCCGGGTTCCCTTGCGCGACGATGACGGCCGCCTGGTCCGTGGACGCAAGAGCCGCGCGCGAATTCGAGCGGCCGCGCTCTCTTTGTTCCGAGAAAAAGGTTTTGATGGTGCCACCCTGCGCGCAATTGCCGCCAAGGCGGGGATGGGTGCAAGCTCGATCTACCGCCATGTACGAAGCAAGGAAGAGTTGCTGATCGAGGAATTGGCGGATTTGCAAGAAGACGCCTGGGCGCAATTTCGCAAAGCGGACAACCGCAGTCTTTCGACCCGTGCACGCGTGAGCCTGTTCCTCGACGTGCAACACAAGTTGTTGACCCGCGATCGCGACCTGAGTTTGATCGCGCTGCGATCGACGACACGTCCCGAGGCGAGGGTTTCGCGGAGAGTTCTCAAACTCTATGACCGCACGATGGGGTTGCTGGCGGAAATTTTGCAGATGGGTCGCAAGAACAAGGATCTCTCAGCCAAGGTCAACGTGCTGGAAGCTGCTCAGGCTTTGTTTCATATCACGCTGGGTGCGCGGATTGCCTGGTCCAATGGGTTGGTTTCGGCAGAGGGATGTCGGAAGTCGATTCAGGCTGGGGTCAATATTCTGTTTGAAGGGTTGGAGTCTTAG
- a CDS encoding GNAT family N-acetyltransferase, with product MRFLSLSGGSGLTAAGDPLGSIRAASVRGVAGAGNFPKPTEPSLAAEPDGFGPEHRLADLGPELEPAAASLLALAFRDNPINRAVIERDRARRLEVNSYGMAATLAASRRYSFRRVVLESPDPSKDSFRGEIASILLSLDPGGYPSAPPPIAMQLRCLWGQGFRIIRRWGQLYRLLDRHHPKQPHCYLALLATHPERQHSGLGRALLNLWLRDVDARAMPSYLETDRSELVGFYQTAGFEVGRELKAFGRPIWCMTRPARNKEGSEESS from the coding sequence ATGCGCTTCTTATCGCTCTCTGGGGGTTCGGGCTTGACCGCCGCAGGAGATCCGCTGGGTTCGATCCGGGCTGCTAGCGTGCGGGGCGTGGCAGGAGCTGGGAACTTTCCGAAACCAACAGAACCCTCTCTGGCGGCCGAACCCGATGGTTTTGGCCCGGAGCACCGCCTCGCGGACCTGGGCCCCGAGCTGGAACCGGCGGCCGCGTCTCTGCTGGCGCTGGCGTTTCGCGACAACCCGATCAATCGCGCCGTGATCGAGCGCGATCGCGCACGTAGACTGGAGGTAAATTCCTACGGAATGGCGGCGACTCTTGCGGCCTCGCGCCGCTACTCATTCAGGCGAGTCGTTCTCGAGTCCCCAGATCCCAGCAAAGATTCATTTCGAGGTGAAATAGCCTCAATTTTGCTATCGCTGGACCCTGGCGGGTATCCGAGTGCTCCGCCGCCAATCGCAATGCAGCTGCGTTGTCTCTGGGGGCAGGGATTTCGGATCATTCGGCGCTGGGGACAGCTCTACCGCCTCCTCGACCGCCACCACCCCAAGCAACCCCACTGCTATCTGGCTCTGCTTGCGACCCACCCTGAGCGGCAGCACAGCGGCCTTGGCCGGGCCCTGCTCAATCTCTGGCTACGGGATGTAGACGCGCGGGCCATGCCGAGCTATCTCGAAACCGACCGCAGCGAGTTGGTCGGCTTCTACCAGACCGCGGGCTTCGAAGTCGGACGCGAATTGAAGGCGTTTGGCAGACCGATCTGGTGCATGACGCGTCCAGCACGTAACAAGGAAGGTAGTGAGGAGAGCAGCTGA
- a CDS encoding cyclic nucleotide-binding domain-containing protein, protein MAAESLKKLRATASMALRNGDFEQAIAGYRELEQLEPQNPIWCQRRAEIYERQGLHTQAINGFGYALGIAIDASEIITAIALCKQILEIDPSHSAALERLHSLCSDAQCPPEAPAHAAPVLSPEPELDDAPLEEMLLTEAVSGSSPDVSSADLDDPGIIEIPLVYEAPRQYLSPPDNAAPPTAREQLMNTPLFGSLDARSLSALIKRVKIVSLDEGEVLFRQGDSADTLYVVADGAVVPIAEGESRKKLAVLEAGSFFGEIGLMTNRRRNATIQAIVESRLLAIDRKAMWGLIRRHPEVLEVMLCFLRDRLVDRLIRTNPLFGSFPANQRALVAKQFRLLEVRSGTSLIEQGRVSEDLFALLAGSVHVIKMDIDSDKVLAVLEHGSIFGEMSVLEQSPAIATVVAQTKCWVLALSRDKLVRLIANNPQAEAVIKEMAEGRENQNANRSKTPVDLDGGEAP, encoded by the coding sequence ATGGCAGCAGAGTCCCTTAAAAAGCTTCGGGCCACGGCCTCGATGGCATTGCGCAACGGCGACTTTGAACAGGCAATTGCCGGTTACCGCGAACTCGAGCAACTCGAGCCCCAAAACCCAATCTGGTGTCAGCGGCGCGCCGAGATCTACGAGCGACAGGGACTGCACACCCAGGCGATCAACGGCTTCGGATACGCGCTGGGGATTGCGATCGACGCTTCTGAGATCATCACAGCCATTGCGCTCTGCAAACAGATCCTCGAAATCGACCCGAGTCACAGCGCGGCACTCGAACGTCTTCACTCGCTTTGTTCAGATGCTCAATGCCCGCCGGAAGCGCCTGCCCACGCAGCGCCCGTGCTCAGTCCCGAACCCGAACTCGATGACGCACCTCTGGAAGAAATGTTGTTGACCGAGGCCGTGTCCGGCAGCTCTCCCGATGTTTCCAGTGCCGATCTCGACGACCCGGGGATCATCGAAATCCCACTGGTTTACGAGGCACCGCGCCAGTATCTCTCTCCGCCAGATAACGCCGCGCCTCCAACTGCGCGCGAACAACTGATGAACACACCGCTGTTCGGTAGCCTCGACGCCCGCAGCCTCAGCGCTTTGATCAAGCGCGTCAAGATCGTCTCACTCGACGAGGGCGAGGTGTTGTTCCGCCAGGGCGACTCGGCCGACACGCTCTATGTCGTCGCCGACGGAGCAGTGGTCCCGATCGCCGAGGGAGAGTCGCGCAAGAAACTCGCAGTGCTCGAGGCTGGCTCGTTCTTTGGCGAGATTGGCCTGATGACCAACCGCCGACGCAACGCCACCATTCAGGCGATTGTCGAAAGTCGGCTCCTCGCCATCGATCGTAAGGCCATGTGGGGGCTGATCCGCAGGCACCCCGAGGTGCTCGAAGTCATGTTGTGCTTCTTGCGCGATCGACTGGTCGACCGCTTGATCCGCACGAACCCACTGTTTGGATCGTTTCCGGCCAACCAGCGCGCATTGGTCGCCAAACAGTTTCGGCTTCTCGAAGTGCGCAGCGGGACCTCGTTGATCGAACAAGGGCGCGTCTCCGAGGATCTGTTCGCGCTGCTCGCAGGCTCGGTTCATGTCATCAAGATGGATATCGATTCCGACAAGGTGCTCGCCGTTCTCGAACACGGATCCATCTTTGGAGAAATGTCGGTGCTCGAACAGTCCCCGGCAATCGCCACTGTCGTTGCGCAGACGAAGTGCTGGGTGCTGGCTCTGTCCCGGGACAAACTGGTGCGACTGATCGCGAACAACCCTCAGGCCGAAGCCGTCATCAAAGAGATGGCCGAAGGCCGCGAAAACCAGAACGCAAACCGCAGTAAGACCCCCGTCGATCTGGACGGGGGTGAGGCTCCATGA
- a CDS encoding FHA domain-containing protein produces MSHRREQGETEPPGKKILRLTYRVGDRDEIVESESSSLVIGRASDADVQIKHESVSRHHAKIVRSDRGFEVVDLNSKNHVKLNTYRVKREWLRNGDRIDVGAARIYVEIIDRPQSSPANVVFEETAPERPQHTEMIHVNNMDLLMNSSSDLQGVPNWNSKASWPKNDANDASAGHDVSNLLRLVSDAAEALLSCDSLDQTLDRILALVFNSLPVERGVICFYDESNDKIIPKVMRTLDGRPDTQIIISNKIARSCISEKRAVLVKDALSDNQFGGADSVILLDIHSAMCAPLYRDGRVIGVIYVDRTSPRDHFKIHDLQALSALAILSAVAVEQGTLRDDIRREQDIRAKLARYCAPAVVDRITRDSDAVQRDMVSDEGEVSVLFADLTDFTAMAENLRPSEVIRVLNQIFERLSEAVFDYEGTLDKFRGDGMMAFFGAPLAQPDHAERAVRAALRMQALLADVNANTNKGRFISMRIGINSGPVVVGDIGSPQRKDYTVIGDVVNIASRLESSVAQPGQVVIGPRTYRQVAPLFHCEELEAVRLKGRIRTVKPHLVLGRRNSS; encoded by the coding sequence ATGAGCCACCGCCGCGAACAAGGCGAGACCGAACCCCCAGGCAAGAAGATTCTACGACTCACCTATCGAGTCGGGGACCGGGACGAAATCGTCGAATCCGAGTCGAGTTCGCTTGTCATCGGTCGGGCCAGCGATGCCGACGTGCAGATCAAACACGAGAGCGTCTCCCGACATCACGCCAAGATCGTGCGCAGTGATCGCGGCTTTGAAGTCGTCGACCTGAACAGTAAAAATCACGTCAAGCTCAATACGTATCGCGTAAAGCGCGAGTGGCTTCGCAACGGTGATCGAATCGATGTCGGGGCAGCTCGCATCTACGTTGAAATCATTGACCGGCCGCAGTCCAGCCCTGCAAACGTGGTTTTCGAAGAAACCGCGCCAGAACGGCCGCAACACACCGAGATGATCCACGTCAACAACATGGACCTGTTGATGAACTCGTCGAGCGATCTGCAGGGAGTTCCGAACTGGAACTCGAAAGCCAGTTGGCCGAAGAACGACGCGAACGATGCGTCTGCAGGCCACGACGTAAGTAACTTGCTGCGGCTGGTGAGCGACGCCGCCGAAGCGCTTTTGAGCTGCGATTCCCTCGATCAAACCCTCGATCGCATTCTCGCTCTCGTGTTCAACAGCCTGCCGGTCGAGCGCGGAGTAATCTGTTTCTACGACGAATCCAACGACAAGATCATTCCCAAAGTCATGCGCACCCTCGACGGCCGCCCGGACACCCAGATCATCATCAGCAACAAGATTGCCCGCAGTTGCATCAGCGAAAAGCGGGCGGTCCTGGTCAAGGACGCGCTTTCGGACAATCAATTCGGCGGCGCCGACAGCGTGATCCTGTTGGACATCCATTCGGCCATGTGCGCCCCGCTCTACCGCGACGGCCGGGTAATCGGAGTCATTTACGTCGACCGCACCTCACCGCGAGATCATTTCAAAATCCACGACCTTCAGGCCCTGAGTGCCTTGGCGATCCTTTCAGCGGTCGCGGTGGAACAGGGAACCTTGCGCGACGACATTCGCCGAGAACAGGACATCCGCGCAAAGCTCGCTCGCTACTGCGCACCGGCCGTCGTCGACCGCATAACCCGAGACTCGGACGCGGTCCAGCGAGACATGGTTTCGGATGAGGGCGAGGTGAGTGTGCTCTTTGCCGACCTTACCGACTTCACCGCCATGGCCGAAAACTTGCGGCCAAGTGAAGTGATCCGCGTGCTCAACCAGATCTTTGAGCGGTTGAGCGAGGCGGTCTTCGACTACGAAGGTACCTTGGACAAGTTTCGCGGCGACGGCATGATGGCGTTCTTTGGCGCACCACTCGCACAACCCGACCACGCCGAGCGAGCGGTGAGAGCAGCACTCCGCATGCAGGCTCTCCTGGCAGACGTCAATGCCAACACCAACAAGGGTCGCTTCATTTCCATGCGTATCGGCATCAATTCGGGACCCGTGGTGGTGGGCGACATCGGCTCGCCGCAGCGCAAGGACTACACCGTGATTGGTGACGTGGTGAACATCGCCAGCCGGCTCGAGTCGTCGGTGGCTCAGCCCGGGCAGGTCGTGATCGGCCCGAGAACGTATCGCCAGGTCGCCCCGCTGTTTCACTGCGAAGAACTCGAAGCGGTGCGGCTGAAGGGCCGGATCCGCACGGTCAAGCCTCACCTGGTATTGGGCCGCCGCAACTCCTCCTGA
- a CDS encoding aspartate aminotransferase family protein yields the protein MSQNKDSNASVQEQLSQLLVPTYLPQPITLVRGEGCTLWDADGNEYLDMMGGIATAALGHCNPKVSEALMRQAQQVWHVSNLYTTAPQLELAKRLIEHSFADRVFFANSGAEANEVALKLARRHHYVEGRDRTEIICFDGSFHGRTLFTLTATGTPAYREGFEPVVPGIHHAPYNDLAAVKQLVGDRTAAILVEPIMGEGGVIPATPEFLSGLRQLADDCGCLLIFDEIQTGMGRTGSLFAYENYGVVPDIMTLAKALGNGIPIGAMLTRNEIAAALVPGTHGSTFGGNPLATACGAAVMAELTEGGVLAHAKQMGKLLGERLDALASRLGPERIIEARGVGLLRGLELTAPAADVVAGCREEGVLVITAGANVVRLAPPLIIDEAEIERGTQVLESVLARVIG from the coding sequence GTGAGCCAAAACAAAGATTCGAATGCCTCGGTTCAGGAACAGTTGAGCCAGTTGCTCGTTCCGACCTATCTCCCCCAACCGATTACCCTCGTGCGCGGTGAAGGTTGCACGCTGTGGGATGCCGACGGCAACGAATACCTCGACATGATGGGTGGGATCGCAACTGCGGCGCTCGGCCACTGCAACCCCAAGGTATCCGAAGCGCTCATGCGACAGGCGCAACAGGTCTGGCATGTCTCCAACCTGTATACCACCGCACCCCAACTCGAACTCGCAAAGCGATTGATCGAACATTCGTTTGCGGACCGGGTCTTCTTTGCCAACTCCGGCGCGGAAGCCAATGAAGTGGCGCTAAAACTCGCACGACGCCACCACTACGTCGAAGGTCGCGACCGCACTGAGATCATTTGCTTCGACGGAAGCTTCCACGGAAGAACGCTCTTCACCTTGACGGCAACGGGCACCCCAGCCTACCGCGAGGGCTTCGAACCCGTGGTCCCCGGAATTCATCACGCACCCTACAATGATCTCGCTGCGGTCAAGCAACTGGTTGGTGACCGCACTGCGGCCATACTGGTCGAACCCATCATGGGAGAGGGCGGCGTCATCCCCGCGACCCCGGAGTTCTTGTCGGGCTTGCGACAGTTGGCCGACGATTGCGGTTGTCTACTGATCTTTGACGAAATTCAGACCGGCATGGGACGCACCGGTTCCCTGTTTGCCTATGAAAATTACGGAGTCGTTCCCGACATCATGACCCTTGCCAAGGCGTTGGGAAATGGCATTCCGATCGGGGCCATGTTGACGCGCAACGAAATCGCGGCAGCACTCGTGCCCGGAACCCACGGCTCGACGTTTGGCGGCAACCCCCTCGCCACCGCGTGTGGCGCGGCCGTCATGGCCGAACTGACCGAAGGCGGTGTGCTCGCCCACGCCAAGCAGATGGGCAAACTGCTCGGCGAACGCCTCGACGCCCTGGCGAGTCGGTTGGGACCCGAGCGCATCATCGAAGCGCGGGGCGTCGGATTGCTGCGAGGCCTGGAACTCACCGCACCGGCCGCAGACGTTGTCGCCGGCTGCCGAGAAGAAGGCGTCCTCGTCATTACAGCCGGAGCCAATGTCGTACGCCTCGCCCCGCCGCTGATCATTGACGAAGCCGAGATCGAGCGCGGCACCCAGGTTCTCGAAAGCGTACTGGCACGAGTGATCGGCTAG
- a CDS encoding 3-deoxy-7-phosphoheptulonate synthase: MLYQTDDLRIESLHPLLPPAILMEELPLTEQVSTTVSHARQACGKVLRGEDDRLVVVVGPCSIHDPEAGIEYAEHLATVMEQHAEDLLIVMRVYFEKPRTTVGWKGLINDPNLDNSFAINDGLRAARRFLLRVLELGLPTGTEFLDPITPQFIADLVCWGAIGARTSESQVHRELASGLSMPVGFKNGTNGTVQIAIDAIGSSLHPHRFLSVTKQGVAAIVETRGNNECHVILRGGSSGPNYGAEPVAAATASLKRAGLPERLMIDCSHANSGKDHLKQPEVIGDVADQIAKGNDLVFGVMLESFLLDGNQSLGKVSDLTYGLSVTDKCMSWERTEPLFERMAQAVRDRRNVNR; the protein is encoded by the coding sequence ATGCTCTACCAGACAGACGATCTGAGGATCGAAAGCCTGCATCCATTGCTGCCGCCAGCGATCCTGATGGAAGAGCTCCCGCTTACCGAGCAGGTCTCCACCACGGTTTCCCACGCCCGGCAGGCCTGTGGAAAGGTGCTCAGAGGCGAGGACGACCGGCTGGTGGTCGTGGTCGGTCCCTGCTCGATTCACGATCCCGAGGCGGGGATCGAATACGCGGAACACCTCGCGACCGTGATGGAGCAACACGCAGAAGATCTGCTGATCGTGATGAGGGTCTATTTTGAAAAGCCCCGTACTACAGTGGGTTGGAAGGGGCTCATCAACGATCCCAACCTCGACAACAGTTTCGCGATCAACGACGGCTTGCGCGCGGCGCGCCGTTTCCTGCTGAGGGTGCTGGAACTGGGTTTGCCCACGGGCACCGAGTTTCTCGATCCCATTACGCCTCAGTTCATTGCCGATCTCGTTTGCTGGGGTGCCATCGGTGCGCGAACGTCCGAGAGTCAAGTTCATCGCGAACTCGCTTCGGGGCTGTCGATGCCGGTGGGTTTCAAAAACGGTACCAATGGCACCGTACAGATTGCAATCGACGCCATCGGTTCGAGCCTGCATCCGCATCGCTTTCTTTCGGTGACCAAGCAGGGTGTTGCCGCGATCGTCGAAACCCGGGGCAACAACGAATGCCACGTGATCCTGCGCGGCGGTTCCTCGGGTCCGAACTACGGCGCCGAACCCGTGGCCGCAGCGACCGCGAGTCTGAAGCGTGCGGGCTTGCCCGAGCGGCTCATGATCGACTGCAGCCACGCGAACAGCGGCAAAGATCACTTGAAGCAGCCTGAAGTCATTGGCGACGTGGCGGATCAGATTGCCAAGGGAAACGATCTCGTCTTTGGTGTCATGCTCGAAAGCTTCTTGCTCGACGGCAATCAGAGTCTGGGCAAGGTCAGTGACCTCACCTACGGGCTGAGCGTGACTGACAAGTGTATGAGTTGGGAGCGCACTGAGCCGTTGTTCGAACGCATGGCCCAAGCGGTGCGCGACCGGCGCAACGTAAATCGATAG
- a CDS encoding helix-turn-helix transcriptional regulator has protein sequence MNRIRAARQALGWTQSQLARRAGISTRTIHAVEKGMTCRQATKRLILNALGVPWDMRNEYFVPIVRSVRTIEHRELNTA, from the coding sequence ATGAACAGGATCCGCGCTGCACGACAAGCGCTTGGTTGGACACAGAGTCAACTCGCACGAAGAGCGGGCATCTCTACTCGCACCATCCACGCCGTAGAAAAAGGAATGACGTGCCGCCAGGCCACCAAGCGCCTCATCTTGAACGCGCTCGGCGTTCCTTGGGACATGCGAAACGAATACTTTGTCCCGATAGTGCGCAGCGTGCGAACCATCGAACACCGCGAACTGAACACGGCCTGA
- a CDS encoding DoxX family protein has translation MTKYESHTYALLRIIVGFLFFWHGMQKLFNFPPAGWEIPAMVKYVAGSIELVGGALIAVGLLTRWAAFLCSGLMAAAYWTAHGTNHVLPIVNDGELAVLYCFVFLAIASQGPGIWSIDAMRESGGEVPEAIT, from the coding sequence ATGACGAAATACGAAAGTCACACCTATGCCTTGCTGCGAATCATCGTCGGGTTTCTCTTCTTTTGGCACGGCATGCAAAAGTTGTTCAACTTCCCCCCGGCGGGTTGGGAAATTCCCGCCATGGTCAAATACGTCGCGGGTTCGATCGAGCTCGTCGGCGGTGCGCTAATCGCGGTCGGGTTGCTGACCCGATGGGCCGCGTTCCTGTGTTCCGGTTTGATGGCCGCCGCCTATTGGACGGCTCACGGAACCAATCACGTACTTCCCATAGTGAATGACGGTGAACTCGCAGTTCTCTATTGCTTCGTTTTTTTGGCCATCGCTTCCCAGGGACCGGGGATCTGGAGCATCGACGCGATGCGAGAAAGTGGCGGCGAGGTCCCCGAAGCGATCACCTGA
- a CDS encoding IS3 family transposase, with protein sequence MILDLYSRKVVGYATSHQPRAELALEALTMAYETRKPKPGLIHHTDRGTQYGSEKYKDQIDRYEMRQSMSRPGKCGDNAVAESFFRTIKTESLYHMDFESREQARLEIFDYIEGFYNRTRMHSTLDYQSPEEYERLSAA encoded by the coding sequence GTGATCCTCGACCTCTACTCGCGCAAGGTCGTGGGCTACGCGACCTCGCATCAACCCCGCGCAGAGCTTGCCCTGGAGGCGCTCACCATGGCCTATGAGACTAGGAAGCCCAAACCTGGGCTGATCCATCATACGGATCGAGGAACGCAGTACGGTAGTGAAAAATACAAAGATCAAATCGACCGATACGAGATGCGTCAAAGCATGAGCCGCCCAGGCAAGTGCGGAGACAACGCGGTCGCAGAGAGCTTCTTCCGCACAATCAAGACCGAATCGCTTTACCACATGGACTTCGAAAGCAGAGAACAAGCCAGGCTCGAGATCTTCGATTACATCGAGGGGTTCTACAATCGAACGCGAATGCACTCGACGCTGGACTACCAATCACCGGAGGAGTATGAGAGACTAAGTGCCGCTTAA
- a CDS encoding IS3 family transposase — protein sequence MQNHRETFRVGMMCKVLKVSRSGFYAWCRRGPSEREQEDQVLAEEIHEIHRANRRAYGSPRIYRALRLRGRDCGRHRVARIMRLEGIQGCSKQRFYRTATTSLGTQGGPGSTRTELRGRCSQHSLGWRHYASSHT from the coding sequence ATGCAGAATCATCGGGAGACCTTCCGGGTCGGCATGATGTGCAAGGTCCTCAAGGTCTCCCGCAGTGGGTTCTACGCCTGGTGTCGGCGGGGGCCAAGCGAGCGAGAGCAAGAGGACCAAGTGCTGGCTGAGGAGATCCACGAGATCCATCGTGCCAATCGTCGCGCGTATGGATCGCCTCGGATCTACAGAGCCTTGCGTTTGAGGGGGCGCGACTGTGGGAGACATCGAGTGGCCCGCATCATGCGCTTAGAGGGCATTCAGGGATGTTCCAAGCAGCGATTCTATCGAACAGCGACTACTTCGCTCGGAACGCAAGGCGGCCCCGGATCTACTCGAACGGAACTTCGAGGTCGATGCTCCCAACACAGCTTGGGTTGGCGACATTACGCAAGTTCGCACACGTGA
- a CDS encoding transposase encodes MGTKTTRVRRNFTPEFKRDAVRLLRGGRSVTDVAESLGIARSLLQRWREQIEASSDEAFPGRGKQTGDQEELRKLKQKLRDVTEERNILKKALAYFADDQK; translated from the coding sequence ATGGGAACGAAGACCACACGAGTTCGCAGGAACTTCACTCCAGAGTTCAAGAGAGACGCCGTGCGTTTGTTGCGCGGAGGCCGGAGTGTCACAGACGTTGCCGAGAGCCTTGGAATTGCGCGAAGTCTCTTGCAGCGATGGCGAGAGCAGATCGAAGCCAGTTCAGATGAAGCGTTTCCGGGGCGAGGCAAGCAGACCGGGGATCAAGAGGAGCTCCGAAAGCTAAAGCAGAAGCTCCGGGACGTGACCGAGGAGCGGAACATTTTAAAAAAAGCGTTGGCATACTTCGCGGACGACCAGAAGTGA